A genomic region of Arvicola amphibius chromosome 7, mArvAmp1.2, whole genome shotgun sequence contains the following coding sequences:
- the LOC119819402 gene encoding olfactory receptor 1086, with amino-acid sequence MKNITEVTEFILKGFTNNADLEILCFFLFLAIYLFTLMGNLGLIALVIGDSRLHNPMYYFLSVLSSVDACYSSVITPQMVVDFMSEKKVISFLGCAAQMFLAVTFGTTECFLLAAMAYDRYVAIHNPLLYVVIMSPRVYVPLIIASYAGGIFHAVIHTVATFRLYFCGSNEISHVFCDIPPLLAISCSDTQINQLLLFYCAGSIEVVTILIVLISYGFILFAILRTRSTEGKRKVFSTCGSHLTGVSIFHGTVLFMYVRPSSTYALEHDMIVSIFYSIVIPMLNPLIYSLRNKDVKEAMKKVFSKRQICG; translated from the coding sequence ATGAAGAACATCACGGAAGTCACTGAATTTATACTGAAGGGCTTCACAAACAATGCTGACCTGGAGAtcctttgcttcttcctctttctagCAATTTACCTGTTCACACTCATGGGGAATTTAGGACTGATTGCCCTTGTTATTGGAGATTCCCGCCTACACAACCCCATGTACTATTTTCTGAGTGTGTTGTCCTCAGTAGATGCCTGCTACTCCTCTGTTATCACTCCACAGATGGTAGTTGACTTTATGTCAGAGAAGAAAGTTATTTCATTTCTTGGCTGTGCTGCACAAATGTTTCTGGCAGTTACTTTTGGTACGACAGAATGCTTTCTTTTGGCAGCAATGGCTTATGACCGCTACGTGGCCATCCACAACCCACTTTTGTATGTAGTGATCATGTCACCCAGAGTCTATGTGCCCCTCATCATTGCCTCCTATGCTGGTGGAATTTTCCATGCTGTTATTCACACTGTTGCCACTTTCAGATTGTATTTTTGTGGATCCAATGAAATCAGTCATGTTTTCTGTGACATTCCTCCTCTCCTGGCGATTTCTTGCTCTGATACCCAAATCAACCAGCTTCTCCTCTTCTACTGTGCTGGGTCTATTGAGGTTGTTACTATCCTCATTGTCCTGATTTCCTATGGTTTCATTCTGTTTGCTATTCTGAGGACTCGCTCTACAGAAGGTAAAAGAAAAGTCTTCTCTACGTGTGGCTCTCATCTAACTGGAGTGTCCATTTTTCATGGTACTGTTCTTTTCATGTATGTGAGACCGAGTTCCACATATGCCTTGGAGCATGACATGATAGTCTCAATATTTTACAGCATTGTAATTCCCATGCTAAATCCTCTCATTTACAGTTTGAGGAACAAAGATGTAAAAGAGGCAATGAAAAAAGTGTTTAGTAAAAGACAAATTTGTGGATAA